Proteins from one Parasteatoda tepidariorum isolate YZ-2023 chromosome 4, CAS_Ptep_4.0, whole genome shotgun sequence genomic window:
- the LOC107456780 gene encoding ubiquitin-conjugating enzyme E2 G2 produces MAGSALRRLMAEYKQLTLNPPEGIIAGPVNEENFFEWEALITGPEGTCFEGGVFPAKLIFPADYPLSPPKMQFSCEMFHPNIYPDGRVCISILHAPGDDPMGYESSAERWSPVQSVEKILLSVISMLAEPNDESGANVDAAKMWREDREQFNRIADRLVRKSLGLTS; encoded by the coding sequence ATGGCCGGATCGGCTTTGAGACGCTTAATGGCGGAATATAAACAACTGACTTTAAATCCACCTGAAGGAATAATAGCTGGTCCTGTAaatgaagaaaacttttttgaatggGAAGCATTAATTACAGGTCCTGAAGGAACTTGTTTTGAAGGAGGTGTTTTTCCCGCAAAATTGATATTTCCTGCAGACTATCCATTAAGTCCTCcaaaaatgcaatttagttGTGAAATGTTTCATCCCAATATCTATCCCGATGGCAGAGTATGTATTTCGATTTTGCATGCTCCTGGGGATGATCCTATGGGATACGAGTCATCAGCTGAGCGATGGAGTCCCGTGCAGAGTgtggaaaaaattcttttatctgtAATTTCTATGTTAGCTGAGCCAAACGATGAAAGTGGAGCAAACGTAGATGCTGCCAAAATGTGGAGAGAAGACCGAGAACAATTTAATAGAATTGCGGATAGATTAGTTCGAAAATCTCTTGGCCTTAcgagttga
- the LOC107456767 gene encoding high affinity copper uptake protein 1, producing the protein MAEIQHYFIFSNRVENLLFKDISVSSNGGIVGLCFGVALFTFMYEVMKSLRHYLVMLQMRRQNNSEPESPEHEIMNPKNIHSVLSKKPSKKFLERLKFHALQTILHMIQLTMGYMVMLIIMSYNGWLLITIMITTALCFYFHEFVLSMKSRILPVEIPGANL; encoded by the exons ATGGCTGAGATCCAGCATTACTTCATTTTTTCCAATAGggttgaaaatttactttttaaagacaTCAGTGTTTCCAGTAATGGAg GCATTGTCGGTCTTTGTTTTGGTGTTGCtctttttacatttatgtatGAAGTAATGAAATCTCTCCGACATTATTTAGTCATGTTGCAGATGAGGAGGCAGAATAACTCTGAACCAGAATCTCCTGAACATGAAATTATGAATCCAAAGAACATTCATtctgttctttcaaaaaagccTTCCAAGAAGTTTTTAGAGAG GTTAAAGTTTCACGCTCTTCAGACTATACTTCACATGATCCAACTTACTATGGGTTACATGGTGATGCTTATCATAATGAGCTACAATGGCTGGTTGCTGATAACAATCATGATTACAACTGCTCTGTGTTTCTATTTTCATGAATTTGTTCTGTCTATGAAATCAAGAATTCTACCAGTAGAAATACCTGGAGCCAATCTttaa